A window from Toxoplasma gondii ME49 chromosome IX, whole genome shotgun sequence encodes these proteins:
- a CDS encoding serine protease (encoded by transcript TGME49_290840~Predicted trans-membrane domain (TMHMM2.0):58-81) encodes MVGGVCSPFAVADFSSLLALKSPFFAALGLSRLFCMQPVETHSHPTENSSAQTRTASLFSLLFFLVVLFLVRSLVCPRFFFSVAFLSSRFNATTVLVAPLFPFLASLAHPAPSFGIASSPSLLSSVALSLHPSPLASSPRSSPLLPSHPSPPSSRLRLPASSSLSSAFRRSPRGCPSAVRLCRLYAHREGSSRGSPVSASGASQPRSLACTMASAVLLRRLGFVGSPSASVASLQGDLAARHTTQRLLSLAFARRVNSPRSPNQAKRLFSSSSLFSPSSSSSLFSSTLASRCRSACQSSSPPSFLADRRRLSSSLSASLSSLSSLSPALRPSNGGDPASPRRSSPASLSRSAAFSSASFPVPSQLEGDVLSEPPSGVCTPDGVLGEGAFAQHAAPGVADALFHGEMPSPASLSFLFNSVVKVYSDFTDPNYSLPWQMQRQGTSTGSGFVLRDRLIMTNAHCVSWNNRLQVRKHGSPNKFVARIVAVGHECDLALITVDDEAFWQGDLAQLEFGDVPALQDAVVVLGYPRGGDNLCITSGVVSRVDVNPYAHSNTCLLCVQIDAAINPGNSGGPALKDGRVVGVAFQGFDNAQNIGYIVPTTVIKHFLDDVKRHKGVYTGFPSAGIVFQHLENKSMQAFLGLDKIQPRQLPPGVEASGILVTMADELRARQFARHLEGGAQSAGKREDGERGDSTETNQAGKKKEEPASDSDEDVRLKDGTRVGLKKNDVILAIDGVDVANDGTVFFREMERVNVSHTISSKFIGDTLRATVLRKKEVVDVLVPLIEENALVPKHQWDKKARYLIYGGLVFCPLTLEYLKDEFGTKFSERAPASLLQPLADIFAKEEGEEPVILSHILASDLTSGYTFRNCLLTHVDGQKVLNMKHLASLLGLPLPASSPSSAPSSVSSSPAESSEKKENDFVIFLLENKVQLVLERSKAESMQPFILKQHAIHSPTSEVL; translated from the exons ATGGTCGGCGGCGTCTGTTCTCCTTTTGCGGTCGCAGATTTCTCTTCATTGTTGGCTCTcaagtctcctttcttcgccgctcttggtctctcccgcctcttctgcatgcaacctGTCGAGACGCATTCTCACCCTACAGAAAACAGCTCTGCTCAGACTCGAActgcctcgctcttctctctcctctttttcctcgtcgttctctttctcgtccggAGCCTCGTCTGcccgcgcttcttcttttctgttgccttcctctcgtctcgaTTTAACGCGACAACTGTGCTGGTggctcctctctttcctttcctcgcctctcttgcTCACCCGGCGCCGAGCTTCGGAATCGCctcgtcgccgtctctcctctcctcagttgccctctctctccatccctcgcctctcgcgtcttctccacggagctctccacttcttccttctcacccttcgccgccttcctctcgtctccgtcttccagcgtcttcttctctctcttctgcttttcgacGGTCTCCGCGTGGTTGCCCGTCGGCTGTACGCTTGTGTCGGCTGTATGCACACCGCGAAGGCTCTTCTCGCGGTTCGCCTGTGTCGGCGTCTGGCGCGTCTCAGCCTCGGAGTCTTGCATGCACCATGGCGTCGGCGGTGTTGCTGAGACGCCTCGGCTTCGTTGGAagtccttctgcgtctgtcgcttcgcTTCAGGGAGACCTGGCAGCTCGCCACACGACGCAGAGGCTTCTGTCGCTCGCCTTTGCTCGGAGGGTGAACTCCCCCCGATCCCCGAACCAGGCGAAAaggctcttctcttcatcgtctctcttctctccttcttcttcttcttctctcttctcttcaactCTGGCTTCTCGCTGCCGCAGCGCCTGCCagtcgtcttcgcctcccagcttcctcgccgatcgccggcgcctctcttcttcgctttctgcgtctctctcctctctttcttctctctctcccgctctgCGGCCTTCGAACGGGGGCGACCCAGCGTCTCCGCGACGgtcctctcctgcttctctgtcgcgttctgccgccttctcctcggcgTCCTTCCCCGTTCCGAGCCAGCTCGAGGGGGATGTGCTCTCGGAGCCGccctcgggtgtctgtacacccgacgGTGTGTTGGGCGAAGGCGCCTTCGCCCAACATGCAGCGCCAGGCGTCGCCGACGCGCTTTTCCACGGCGAGATgccttcgcctgcgtcgctgAGTTTCCTCTTCAACAGCGTTGTCAAAGTCTACAGCGACTTCACAGACCCAAATTACTCGCTTCCTTGGCAAATGCAGCGACAAGGCACGAGCACGGGAAGCGGTTTCGTTCTCAGAGATCGGCTCATCATGACCAATGCGCACTGCGTCTCCTGGAACAATCGCCTGCAAGTTCGCAAACACGG gtCGCCGAACAAGTTCGTCGCGCGAATTGTGGCGGTGGGACATGAGTGCGACCTCGCTCTCATCACAGTCGACGACGAAGCCTTTTGGCAGGGCGACTTGGCGCAACTTGAATTCGGCGAT GTCCCCGCTCTCCAAGATGCTGTAGTGGTTCTCGGATATCCTCGGGGAGGAGACAATCTTTGCATCACCTCTGGCGTCGTCAGCCGGGTCGATGTGAATCCCTACGCCCACTCAAACACTTG tcTCCTGTGCGTGCAGATCGACGCGGCCATTAATCCTGGCAACAGTGGAGGTCCTGCGTTGAAGGACGGCCGAGTTGTCGGCGTCGCCTTCCAAGGCTTCGACAACGCGCAAAACATAGGTTACATCGTCCCCACCACAGTCATCAAGCATTTTCTCGACGACgtgaagagacacaagggCGTCTACACGGGGTTCCCCTCCGCCGGCATCGTTTTTCAACATCTCGAAAACAAGAGCATGCAAGCCTTCCTCGGTCTCGACAAAATCCAACCGCGACAACTGCCGCCAG GCGTCGAGGCTTCCGGCATTTTAGTGACGATGGCAGACGAGCTGCGCGCGCGTCAATTCGCGCGGCATCTCGAGGGCGGAGCGCAAAgcgcaggaaagagagaagacggcgagcgaggcgactcgacagagacgaaccaagcggggaagaagaaggaggaacctgcgagcgacagcgacgaagacgttCGCCTGAAAGATGGAACGCGAGTTGGCCTGAAAAAGAACGACGTCATTCTGGCGATAGACGGAGTCGATGTGGCTAACGATGGAACTGTCTTCTTCAG agagaTGGAAAGAGTAAATGTCTCGCATACGATTTCTTCGAAATTTATCGGCGACACTCTCCGGGCCACCGTcctgagaaagaaggaggtgGTTGACGTCCTT GTTCCGCTTATCGAGGAGAACGCGCTTGTTCCGAAGCACCAGTGGGACAAGAAGGCGCGGTACCTCATCTACGGAGGACTtgtcttctgtcctctcaCTCTCGAGTACTTGAAG GATGAATTTGGAACGAAATTCAGCGAACGCGCACCTGCCTCCCTTCTCCAGCCTCTCGCCGACATCTttgcgaaggaagaaggagaggaaccTGTTATTCTCAGCCAC ATTCTTGCGTCGGACCTCACGAGCGGATACACGTTCCGGAATTGCCTCCTCACTCATGTCGACGGCCAGAAAGTCCTCAACATGAAACATCTCGCCAGCCTCCTtggccttcctcttcctgcttcttctccctcttctgcgccttcttcggtttcttcttctcctgctgagtcgtcggagaagaaggagaacgactTTGTCATTTTTCTGCTGGAGAACAAAGTTCAACTGGTTTTGGAGCGGTCGAAAGCTGAGAGCATGCAGCCGTTTATTTTGAAGCAGCACGCGATCCACTCCCCCACCAGCGAGGTCTTGTGA
- a CDS encoding hypothetical protein (encoded by transcript TGME49_290740~Predicted trans-membrane domain (TMHMM2.0):126-146): MFWLERSEGRISASFCPLVAVSAFLQGPRCARPPLRAEAIPLQFVESAATQAEDAHSLPSFSPRFRKQRQNCTHRSLDTGCSDIMVAVTSRSVPRRLRALAGRGEGKKTQICAKSGSLRGKHGAPDLASPLFFLFGFLLALLLLQVPFDDFSPESA; this comes from the exons ATGTTCTGGTTAGAACGTAGCGAGGGAAG aatttctgcttctttctgcccGCTCGTGGCggtctccgcgtttctccaaGGTCCCCGCTGCGCGCGACCTCCTCTCCGTGCAGAAGCCATTCCACTCCAGTTTGTcgagtctgctgcaaccCAAGCGGAAGATGCCCACAGTCTTCCATCATTTTCTCCACGCttcagaaaacaaagacagaaTTGCACTCACCGAAGCCTAG ATACAGGTTGCAGTGACATAATGGTTGCAGTGACAAGCCGCTCTGTGCCGAGACGTCTACGAGCACTCgcagggagaggcgagggaaagaagacgcagataTGCGCGAAAAG cGGATCGTTGAGGGGCAAACACGGAGCTCCAGACCTCGCTTCGccgctcttttttctcttcggctttctcctcgctctcctccttttGCAGGTTCCGTTCGACGACTTCTCTCCAGAATCTGCGTAG
- a CDS encoding amino acid transporter, putative (encoded by transcript TGME49_290860~Predicted trans-membrane domain (TMHMM2.0):41-64:108-128:147-170:189-212:224-244:447-470:490-513:527-550:570-593:602-625), with translation MADPAASSRFSGLRTRLKAWIPPSDLPGANQPTPCNFNRYALLFFYVISGCLTGVVFFGWPAMASLIFYNEGFSTLCARDPATGAFSPDFRQEGQLFICDAQDAAVQKLYTLAGLLCCVMSACGGALLDFIGPKYTMCLGQLLSITGWLFLAFSGAAPSTYYAGIAFIGLGADVGFLPTMCVTRLLPGSAGLVITLLSSASSASSAVPMVLAKVVEHHGASLKTVALWYICCGPIVSLLIALFLLPRRNYLVGDEFADRGRSLEDHACTVGDGRSEGDETGRDADMEDDGASRRDAPAKQNVRQMTNQSSSNWLSRGREKTLDVSRVQEAREKHTPATRAVEPSMPEGASFGCRNVVQATELADGARCEEVRPRTEEVVCLTDSEERWRGGVDDAAGNAATSIPGRTVACERDGPQQSIEAQGEREEESKNKGEERPPAPPPFFKQLFSLRYLLVVVYFVGVACAGAFFQQAPRRMFNDTVVDFMEMMQPLAFLPCIIFGKCADVFGILKVWMVVNTCGLLMYATSMIHGFHNAFGYTSVLLYTLYMSVFSSQVFVYIEETFSPQYFGKMIGLTAMCGGLLSMVSNSLYEHVVIGIGKGDPFIMQVALTVFLGIQYIWIAWLMWLKRKEPNPYRSRPARLPPSDNPSIHAVPTCLAPFEPVCEV, from the coding sequence ATGGCGGATCCCGCCGcgtcctcgcgtttctcaggTCTGCGCACTCGGTTGAAGGCTTGGATTCCTCCCAGTGACCTTCCGGGGGCGAATCAGCCGACGCCTTGTAACTTCAATCGCTACgcgcttctttttttctACGTGATCAGTGGGTGTCTCACAGGGGTCGTTTTTTTCGGGTGGCCTGCCATGGCGTCTTTGATCTTCTACAACGAGGGTTTCTCGACCCTCTGCGCGCGGGACCCTGCAACAGGTGCGTTTTCCCCCGACTTTCGACAGGAAGGCCAGTTGTTCATTTGTGACGCTCAAGACGCCGCGGTCCAGAAACTGTACACCTTGGCgggtcttctctgctgcgtcaTGAGTGCATGCGGCGGGGCACTGCTCGACTTCATCGGACCCAAGTACACAATGTGTCTAGGACAACTCCTCTCCATCACGGGTTGGCTGTTTTTGGCTTTCTCGGGAGCCGCGCCGAGCACGTACTACGCCGGCATCGCCTTTATCGGTCTGGGCGCAGATGTCGGCTTCCTCCCCACCATGTGCGTCACGCGGCTCTTGCCCGGCTCAGCGGGCCTCGTAATCACGCTGCTCAGCTCCGCCTCTTCGGCGAGCTCTGCGGTTCCCATGGTGCTCGCCAAGGTTGTCGAACACCACGGAGCGAGTCTCAAGACCGTCGCGCTCTGGTACATCTGCTGCGGCCCCATCGTCAGTCTCCTCATtgcgctcttcctcttgccgCGACGGAACTATCTGGTTGGCGACGAGTTCGCGGACCGGGGGCGCAGCCTCGAAGACCACGCGTGCACAGTCGGCGACGGACGGAGCGAAGGTGACGAGACAGGCCGGGACGCAGATATGGAAGACGACGGCGCTAGCCGTCGAGACGCGCCAGCCAAGCAGAATGTGAGGCAAATGACGAATCAGAGTTCCTCCAACTGGCTCTCCCGcggtcgagagaaaacactgGATGTCTCGCGCGTccaggaggcgagggagaaacacacaCCTGCGACTCGTGCTGTCGAACCCTCCATGCCGGAAGGTGCCTCGTTTGGATGCAGGAACGTAGTGCAAGCGACTGAGCTTGCGGACGGTGCGCGCTGTGAAGAGGTGAGGCCCAGGACGGAGGAAGTCGTGTGTTTGACAGACTCAGAGGAAaggtggagaggcggcgTTGATGACGCAGCAGGCAATGCTGCCACTTCGATCCCCGGGAGAACAGTAGCTTGTGAACGGGACGGCCCACAACAGTCGATCGAGGCCCAAGGCGAACGTGAAGAGGAATCGAAGAACAAGGGTGAAGAGAGGCCGCCGGCGCCGCCTCCGTTTTTCAAACAACTATTTTCACTGCGCTacctcctcgtcgtcgtttACTTCGTCGGTGTCGCATGCGCTGGCGCGTTCTTTCAGCAGGCGCCGCGCCGCATGTTTAACGACACCGTAGTCGACTTCATGGAGATGATGCAGCCTCTCGCATTTCTGCCTTGCATTATTTTTGGCAAGTGTGCAGACGTTTTTGGCATTTTGAAGGTTTGGATGGTGGTGAACACCTGTGGGTTACTGATGTACGCCACCTCCATGATTCATGGCTTCCACAATGCTTTCGGGTACACCTCGGTTTTGCTCTACACCCTGTACATGTCCGTCTTTTCGAGCCAAGTCTTTGTGTACATTGAAGAAACATTCTCCCCTCAGTATTTCGGCAAGATGATTGGTCTGACAGCGATGTGTGGCGGCCTCCTTTCGATGGTTTCGAATTCGTTGTATGAACACGTAGTCATTGGTATCGGAAAAGGTGACCCGTTTATCATGCAAGTCGCTTTGACCGTTTTCCTAGGGATTCAGTACATCTGGATTGCATGGCTGATGTggctgaaaaggaaagagcCGAATCCGTACCGCAGCCGACCAGCACGTCTGCCGCCATCCGACAACCCCAGTATACACGCGGTGCCCACTTGCCTGGCACCTTTCGAGCCTGTTTGTGAAGTCTAG
- a CDS encoding WD-40 repeat protein (encoded by transcript TGME49_290850): MATNLEIDSADVIRLILQFLQESNLTRTLQVLQEETGVYLNSVESVEEFASDVQQGRWDTVLQTVSHCKLQDETLHLLYEQVLCEMLELREVELARCLLRETSVFNQYRLHYPEKFKRLELLCNKPFFDPKDVYEHSTKDRRRAAIAQAIANELQSVPSSRLLTLLGMSLKYQKQKGMLPAGEKFDLFLNAASTGKEGREEFPVAIAKTIKFGSKSHPECAAFSPDGHHLVSGSIDGFVEVWEWTTGQLNKELAYQKEDALMMHESAVVAVEFSRDSEVLATGSQDGQLKVWIVATGQCARKFDRAHDGAITSISFSKDNTHLLTSSFDTTARIHGLKSGKTLKEFRGHLTFVNCALYLPDNTRVVTGSADGKVKIWDAKTQDCLHTFAPPLPPYMNASQHLPAINNIILAPKHGSEKDMIYVCSKTSTIMLMTLDGHAIKTWSSGKKQGGDFVFACLSPRGEWLYCAGEDNTLYCFANATGKLEHVMKIHEKDTIGVAHHPHHNVMASWGCDGCLNLLRP, encoded by the exons ATGGCGACCAATCTGGAGATCGACTCCGCTGA cgtcATCCGCCTTATCCTCCAGTTCCTTCAAGAAAGCAACTTGACCCGAACTCTGCAG GTGCTTCAAGAAGAGACTGGCGTGTACTTGAATTCTGTCGAGAGCGTCGAGGAATTCGCCAGCGATGTGCAACAGGGCAGGTGGGATACTGTGCTCCAGACTGTCTCTCACTGCAAGCTCCAAGATGAAACACTCCACCTTCTCTACGAACAG GTGTTGTGCGAAATGTTGGAGCTCCGAGAAGTCGAGTTagctcgctgtcttctgcgAGAAACGAGCGTCTTCAACCAATACCGTCTCCACTATCCAGAGAAATTCAAGCGCCTCGAACTGCTGTGCAACAAGCCGTTCTTCGATCCGAAAGATGTCTACGAACACTCGACGAAAGACAGGCGACGCGCAGCCATCGCACAAG CCATCGCGAACGAACTGCAGAgtgtgccttcttctcggctgttGACGCTACTCGGGATGTCTCTGAAATaccagaaacagaaaggcaTGCTGCCTGCCGGAGAGAAATTCGACCTCTTCCTCAACGCAGCCTCCACAGGCAAAGAGGGCCGCGAAGAATTCCCAGTCGCCATTGCGAAAACCATCAAG TTTGGAAGCAAGTCGCATCCGGAGTGCGCAGCGTTCTCACCCGACGGCCACCATCTGGTCTCGGGATCGATCGACGGATTCGTCGAAGTCTGGGAGTGGACGACCGGGCAGCTCAACAAAGAGTTGGCGTACCAAAAAGAG GACGCACTGATGATGCATGAAAGCGCCGTTGTTGCAGTCGAAttcagcagagacagcgaagtaCTGGCAACAGGAAGCCAAGATGGACAGCTGAAAGTCTGGATTGTCGCAACAGGACAGTGCGCTCGAAAATTCGACCGTGCTCACGACGGAG cAATTACATCCATTTCCTTCAGCAAAGACAACACACACCTCCTCACGTCTTCGTTTGACACAACTGCGAG AATCCACGGCCTGAAGTCTGGAAAGACTTTGAAGGAGTTCAGGGGGCATCTGACGTTCGTCAACTGCGCTCTTTATCTCCCCGACAATACGCGCGTAGTCACAG gaagCGCTGACGGGAAGGTGAAGATCTGGGACGCGAAGACGCAAGACTGTCTGCACACCTTCGCGCCTCCGCTGCCGCCCTACATGAACGCCTCTCAACATCTCCCGGCAATCAACAACATCATTCTGGCGCCGAAG catGGATCCGAGAAAGACATGATATATGTGTGCTCGAAGACGTCAACCATCATGTTGATGACGCTCGATGGTCACGCAATCAAAACATGGTCAAGTGGAAAGAAGCAAGGAGGCGACTTTGTCTTCGCgtgct TGTCTCCGCGAGGAGAGTGGCTCTACTGCGCTGGAGAAGATAACACTCTCTACTGCTTTGCGAATGCGACAGGAAAACTGGAGCATGTCATGAAG ATCCACGAGAAAGACACAATCGGCGTTGCGCACCATCCTCACCACAACGTCATGGCTTCTTGGGGATGTGACGGCTGCTTGAACCTCCTGAGGCCttga
- a CDS encoding CS domain-containing protein (encoded by transcript TGME49_290730): protein MESLPASVRLLCPPLLSSASPYLFSSLSSTPDNFAQKMTGDNCDRRVRLSSLFAPSPLSRSPSSPFSPFSLLSLLSLLSLLSLLSLLSLQPAPLHTLSATAASVAPSSSSDSLCNDLSACSTEAAALEALTKRREAASERKRTAEEKRQKQKEMEKEVKTAIEKGWWTAARQIVLESHLADVDVAYTVRKSVADVRTHLDELIRILNKQHHEIQVVPPAFQWAQSPVEVFLNVKFAYRWSSPGALSVDDPVFSSDSRAFTFSGVGTHSGIKKKYNLSLSLFDEIIPEATKWSFASVGKVVVTLQKRKAGVWDRLTEDKAKVANMNVWWDMKERVQKDLDDFHHGNYTARYLTTEGGNGQAASDGPSDGEKEKSEGIREEL from the exons ATGGAGTCTCTGCCGGCGagcgttcgccttctctgcccccctctgctttcctctgcatcCCCGTATCTCTTCTCTAGCCTCTCTTCGACTCCTGATAACTTTGCCCAGAAGATGACGGGAGACAACTGCGACAGAAGGGTGagactctcgtcgctcttcgctccctcgcctctctcccgttctccttcctctcccttctctcccttctctctcctctctctcctctccctcctctccctcctctctctcctctctctcctctctctccagccgGCGCCTCTGCATACACTCAGCGCCACAGCTGCGAGCGTCGCTCCTTCATCTTCATCTGATTCCCTGTGTAACGATCTGTCTGCATGCTCGACCGAAGCAGCTGCTCTCGAGGCTCTGACGAAACGCCGTGAGGCcgcaagcgagagaaagcgaacagcagaagaaaaacgacagaaacagaaagaaatggaAAAGGAAGTCAAAACGGCGATCGAGAAAGGCTGGTGGACGGCTGCTCGACAGATCGTCCTCGAAAGTCATCTCGCAG ACGTCGATGTTGCCTACACGGTTCGCAAGTCGGTGGCGGACGTCCGCACCCACCTCGACGAACTCATCAGAATCTTGAACAAACAACACCACGAAAtccaggt GGTTCCGCCGGCTTTTCAGTGGGCACAGTCTCCCGTGGAGGTTTTTCTCAACGTTAAATTCGCGTATCGTTGGAGCAGTCCCG GCGCTTTGTCGGTCGACGATCCCGTTTTTTCCAGCGACTCGCGAGCTTTCACTTTCAGTGGAGTCGGCACCCACTCCGGCatcaaaaaaaaatacaatctcagtctctctcttttcgacGAAATCATCCCCGAG gCCACCAAATGGAGTTTCGCTTCTGTCGGGAAAGTCGT CGTGACTCTGCAGAAGCGGAAAGCCGGTGTGTGGGACAGGCTGACGGAAGACAAG GCGAAAGTGGCCAACATGAATGTCTGGTGGGACATGAAGGAAAG AGTTCAGAAGGACTTGGACGACTTCCACCACGGAAACTACACGGCGCGCTACTTGACGACTGAGGGCGGCAACGGACAGGCTGCAAGCGACGGAccgagcgacggagagaaggagaaaagcgagggaaTCCGCGAGGAATTGTAG